The Bdellovibrio sp. ZAP7 DNA segment TTTTTTTCGCTTCAGTATAAAGATCATTACAAGCTAAATTTTGTGACAAAATTTGGTTGCGCCCATAAATATCTAATTCCTTCAAATTGGCAGCGAAGTTACCACCTTGGTTGTCTTCGCTGGGTAATTCACTTTCCAGACAGAATCCATTCTTGGATGCCATTTGAAGAGCTTTATCAGTGAAGCCACCTCTGATATCAGGTGCGGCGGTACCCAAAATTCCGCGATCCATTCCAGAGATCCAGTCATCTTGATATGCGAGTGCTATGTCGACGGCAGAGATGTTTTTTTTCAATTTATAGGACATCAGATCTGCCGCCGTAAAAGCGTAGCACCAACCGACGGAATCTTGGTTTCGTGCTGGTGGCATATCTTTGCTCATATCCACAGAAGTGCAGACTTTGCGCTCCTTTGCTTCAGCGGCTAGGCCTTGCTGCTTTTTCTCTGCCAGATAATTTTTGTAGTCAGCAAAGCCGAATTCCTTGGAATAGTCTGCGAATTCTTTTTCGAACTGAGTGGTGTTTCCGTATTTGGCAGAAGTATCTAGATCGTCTTTGACTCTAAGGAACTCACGCTTACGAGATTCCTTGGTCATGCCATCGAGAAACTTGTCATCAACGCCCAAGAGTTGCTGCGTCGTTTGACCGCAGGCTTTAACCGACATTTTTAGTATCTGCACAGTTCTGGTTACGATTGTCTTGTCGTAGGAATCTTTAATTCCTTCATAGAGTTCTTTGGCGTCAGAGCAAGTCGTCGATTCGGCAACGGAGATACTTGGGAATAGAAATGGTAGGCACAACAGCGGTAAGTACTTCATCATTAGATTATCGGATGGAAGAAAGGCTATGGGGAGCAATTTAATAGGAGAAGTCTTAACATTTTTGAATAGAAATGAAGCATTGAGTGATGGAATTTCTGTGGCCAAAGGATATCAGCTCCTTTAAGTTGAAAATACACGACTAAAGGAGTGCTTTTCACATGATCGAAATGCTTTCGAATCCGCAAATCTGGATCGCGTTTTTCACATTGTTTGCCTTGGAACTGGTTCTGGGCATCGACAACGTTATTTTCATTTCCATTCTGGCAGGTAAGCTTCCAAAAGAACAGCAAGACAAAGCCCGTGTGATGGGTTTAAGCCTTGCCGTTATCACCCGTGTGATTTTGCTTTTCTCTTTAAGCTGGATTATTGGATTAACAGCTCCGCTATTCACGGTATTAGGCCAAGAAATCTCCGGTCGTGATTTGATTCTTCTGTTGGGTGGTTTGTTCTTAATCGTAAAAAGTACGATGGAGATTCACCACAAATTGGAAGGTGTCGAGGGGAGTCAGTCTAATCACGTGGCGCATTCCTTTAACGCCGTCATTTTCCAAATTTTGCTTTTGGACGTGGTGTTCTCTTTGGACTCTGTGATTACAGCCGTGGGCATGGTCAGCGAAATCAGCGTGATGATCGCAGCCGTGGTTATCTCTGCAGGTGTGATGATTGTTTCGGCAAAATCCATCAGTAACTTTGTGGATTCTCATCCCTCACTTAAGATCCTGGCTTTAAGCTTCTTGCTGATGATCGGTTTCACATTGATCGTGGAATCTTTGGAAGTACATATTCCAAAGGGTTACGTGTACTTTGCGATGGCATTCTCGGTCGGTGTCGAAATGCTGAATATTAAAATGCGCAAGTCCAAGAAAACCGAACCGGTTAAACTCCGCGAGCGTATCGCTGAAGAGCCAAAATAGGCAAAAAAAAGCGTGGCCTTAAAAACCACGCTTTTTTTATCTCAAATGGCGAAGATGACTATTGGCGGTTCATTTCTTCACAGCTTGATCTTTGAATAATCAAGTTGCTGAACTTTGCATCCATTGAACCATCACTGTTAATCCAGATTTTTAGATTAGCCCCACCAAGTCCACCTTCATTCAAAGTGATTGGGCTTTGTCCCTGTTTCACGGCATTTTTGAAATCTTCAGTCAGACGGAAGCCATATCCACCATGACCGTCGTTAGTTACATAACGGTATGAAACAATGTTGTTGTTTGTATCAAGAGTTACAGAGCATTCATTGCCTTTGGAATCGTGGCCTACGTAAGCTGCTTGACCTTGGGCATGTGCTTGAAGACCAATTACTGTCAAAATAACTGCTAGGGTTACTTTCATAAATCCTCCTGGGATTTTGTTATAGTTAGTTATACGGATTCTTTTTGTTTAATTAAACTTACCAATTTTTTTCCTAACTCATCCCGTTGATTCTTACTATCAGCAGTCGAGTATTTGATCAAAGCCCTAAAGTATTGGAGCTCTAAATCTGTGAACTTGATGTTGTACTCTAGTTTCTCGCTTATCTCAGCGTTTACACTTCGTTTGCCGGTTACAATTTGACGAAGATAAGAGCGATCTTTAATTCCCATCTCGTCAGCCCAGCGCTGATACGAAAAGCCACTTTCTACGGACTTACGGTAAACGTAGATCTGCTTCAGAAAGTGGTGCACGTTTAGGAATTCAAAAATATCAGGTATCTTCATGGCATTTTTCCTATTTCAAAAGCTGATCCCATCTCATAATCAGTAGGTTTCATCTTTACTGTCTGGACGTATTTCACCGCCAGCAATTGGCGGTCTTTCTTGTCTGCCGTGAGCAGCGATTTCGTACTCAGTGTTCGAGGGGAGAATACAGATGTCTAATGAGGCTCGCTATGGGCATTGTCAAAGTGTCAATATTTTAGTTTTTAACTAATTATTCCGATATATTAGGAATCATGAAGAGTTTGCAGTTCGACCTTAAGAAAGCATTATTTAATAAGCGTCTGGGCGTTTCGGAGCACCGGCAGTTTCAAATATTGGAAACGGCGCTTGAGCTTATTCAGAAAGACGGTTTTGAACAATTGCAGTTCGGGAATCTCGCAAAGAAGTGCAAGATTTCACGCACTCTTGTGCATCATTACTTTAAAGACAAATTGGAATTGGCGAATAAACTTTTGGATTTAAGTACTTTGCATCTCCAGCACGAAGTGCAAACAGCACTTTCTCGAGAGAAAAAGACTGAAAAGCATTTTGAAGTTTATTGTAAGGCGACTTTGGATTGGGCCGCAGAGCATTCGCTGGAAGCCACGGGGCTTTTGTTATTTATTAATTTGTCTTCTCATAACATTGAGATGCGCCAAAGGAATGATGAGCTGAGCGCGCTCGGACGGCAAAGAATCAAGCTTTTACTGACTCAGGCCGGAATGGCGGGGCCGAGCTTAGATTCAAATGCTCAAATGGTGCAGGTGTTGCTGACGGGATGTTATCTGGTTTTGCTTTCAGAGAATCGCAATTCCAAAGAGTCCCTGCAACTCCGCAAAGATTGCTTGAAAAGCTGCCTTTCGATCGCTGTCTCAAAATGAGATTTCTCTGTGAGAGATCGGATCGAGTTTTGCTCTCTAATTTAATATGAAGTTGGCCTTTCTTTTAGCAACGATTATATCGCTTTGGACCGCTACATCTGCCTTTGCCCAAGTCAGATGTGAATCCATTTTTGTCACTGCGGAAACGCTAGGTGACTATGGCGTCAATGCGGAGTCGATGGCCCCTTACTATATCGCCATGTTTCGTACGACCCAAATCGTCAGTGGTCTTAACTCTCGTTCTGGTGTTATCACCCAAGATATTCTTAATTCAGCTTCTTCGGAATATGGCACGATCATCACGAAATTCAGACCGCGTGGAAACCTGATGAGCCAGGACGGTCAATTTCGCGATCTGGTGAACGAGAATATCGAATTTGTTTTGCAAACTTATTCTGAACGCCGTGACTGGTCGCCGGATTTACGTATTCATCTGAAAAAAGAAGCCGAGCACTACGCTGAACAAAGCACCTACATCGAAGTTAGAAAGCTCAATCAAGATACTTACCTTCCTGAGGGATTGATCGGCACGATGAAGATCGTCAAAGTCGGGGTGGAAACTCGACTGAAGAAGCTTCCGCTGGAAGCAGACTTCTTGGTTACTATGCCCAGCAATAATGGGAAAAAATTCGAGCCCGCAAATTTCGTGGTGGATAAAGACCAAAACAAACTTGGAACTTCCGAAATTTTTGCGCAATTGATTTTACATGCTCGTGAACAACTGAAGGATCCGGGTCATGAGCCGGGTAAAATGATGTACTATACTCCTGCCGATCGCCTGGGTGTGAAGATGTACGGGAAGCTGGGATTTTCTGCTGTCCCTGGTTTTGAAGCTCCTATTAAAGAAGGAGACAAAGACTGGTGGATGATTGGTAGCTCCGCTGAAAATTTGGCGACCTTGCCACAACGGTTGGCGCAAAATAAAGCTCAATGGAGCCCAGAAGACGTTGAATGGATGTCAGAGCTGGTAAAAAAATTTGAAGGCTTGCGCGGAACCAGAACTGAAATTGAGAGCCGTCGCACCCGAGATGTCATCAATGCCGAAGGTGCTCGTGAAGTTCAAGAGATGGGTGTCTTCATCACAGAGCCTTTTACTTATAATGATAAAAACTATCGTCGCTTGGACGTTCATTCCATCGGTGGCGGCGATGTGGATATTCAAGTAAGGATTCCCGACGAACAATTCCCTTTGCAAAATGGCTGGCGCTTTAAAGAACAAGGCATTTATATGTTCTATCAAGACGGGATCTTTAAAGTCCAAGATCCGTTAATGAAGATATCTTTAACTATGAAGGTCGACGGGGCTTTTAAAAAGCCCGAATACTTAAAGGTTAAAGAACGGCATTATGATCTAAGAGCTCGATTTTAAGTCGGCGTTATTTGAATACCTTGCGAGCTTTTACGCACGCGATTCTTTTTTTCTAAAGAAGTCAGCGTGCGGATCACCGTTTCCACAGTCAAATTCGTCCATAGAGAAATTTCTTTTCGAGTCAGGCGACAGAAGCCGTCCTCGTCCTTGAAATGTTCTAAAGTTCTTAGAACCTTTTCCACGGCACTTTTCGATTGCAGTATTACGACGCGCTCATAAGTATCCATTCCACGCTGACAAGCGCTTTGCAATAATAGCAACGCCAGATTGGAATCTACTGAAATCAGTTCGCGCACAGTTTTAAGCGGGAAGCTGCACAGGCGAGACTTTCCCTCGGCTACATATTCCAGCCTTGTCGGTTCATCTGAGACGGTGCTGGTCAGGGGAAAAAGGTGATTGGCTGTGAAGCTGGAAACTAAGTGCTCCCGACCTTCGAGATCTCTTTCGATGGTGTTAATTTTTCCTTCGGCGACGCAAAACATACTCATCGGTAAGCAGCCCTGACTGATCACGCAGCTTGCAGAATTAACCTGATGAATGGATTTGGCTTTAAGCAGCGCAGTTGCCGTTGTGTCTTTAAGCTTCAGCTTACGATTTAAAAGAAAACAGTTTTGGCATTGCTTCGAAGAGTGCTTCATAAACACGAGCCCCTATCATAAGGAATTTCCACGCCGTATGATTTGCATCATATCCGTCAAAGATACAAATCATTCTTAGCCCCCCGGTGCTTCCCATCATAATTATTTCAATGAAGCATCTTTTGTTTGGTTCAGTGGAGGTAAGAGAGTGAAGTGGTTTAGTGGGCGCGGATTGAAATTCAAATTCATTTGCTCGGTGATTGTGTCTTGTATGATTTGCGCGATGTGCGCTCTGGCCACAGGATTGTATTTCAATGGTGTTCAGTTTCGTTCCAGTCTCGTGGATAAAGCGCGAACTATCCACTCCCGGTTGAATGCGGCTTCCAGGTACGTTGCCAACCAGGGCGGATTACAGCCGATGATTGAGCGCTATACCAAACTCTATACAGATTCTTCGCAATTGACTGAAGAGGATCGTAAGATCATTTTGCAGCAAGTTCCGATTTATGCGGGAATGGCCATCGGTGCTTCCGAATCTGAAAAAGAACATTATCGCTTCCGTGTGTTCTCTGATGAGCCGCGCGATAAGAAAAATACTGCAACCCCGGTGGAGATGGAAATCTTTAAAAAATTCGAGCAGGATAAAAACCTCCAAGAATTTATTATCAACACCGAAAATGAAGTCAGCGTGTATCGTCCAGTGCGTTTGAAAGAGTCTTTTGGCTGTCTGACTTGTCACGGTCACCCCTCCACCAGTCCCTGGAAAAATGGCAAAGATATTTTGGGCTATCCGATGGAAGACTGGAAGGACGGCAAGCTTCACGGTGTGTTTGCTGTTCATAGTAACGTGAAGGAAGCCAAAGCGGCGGAAATCAGTAAAGGTGATAGTTCCCCAACGACGTTTATGGCGATATTCGTGTTCTCGGGAAGTTTGGTGTCTTTAGTGATCGCGGCGTTCTTTGTAAAGGGAGCGCTGGGGCAGTTGCAGGATGTTTCAAAAGTTTTAAAAGAATCAGGTGAACATGTAGAGAAAGCTGCGCAACAGATAGCTGAATCTTCGAGCTCCCTTTCCAAGGCCTCCACGGTGCAAGCTTCCTCATTAGAGGAAACAGTGGCGACTATGGAAGAGATGTCTTCGATGGTAAAGCATAACTCTGAAAGTGCGAAAGAAGCTGCGGCGTTGGCATTGTCGGCAACGAAAGTGGCAAGCCTTGGGGGCAAGCAGATTCAAGAACTTGTGCATTCTATGACCCAGATTTCAGCAGACTCTAAAAAAGTCGTCGAGATCACCGCAGTGATTGATGACATCGCTTTTCAAACAAATCTCTTGGCCTTGAACGCGGCGGTAGAAGCCGCGCGCGCGGGTGAGCAGGGGAAAGGCTTTGCCGTGGTGGCTGATGCTGTTCGCGGCCTTGCTCAGCGCAGCGGCGAGGCGGCTAAAGGCATCGCTGCTTTGATCAATGAAAGTGCCGCGCGCATTGAAACCGGTGAAGCCCAAGCCCAAAAAGGTGGCGCTGTGTTTGAGGAAATTTTAGAGGCTGTCAATCGTATGGCGGAGCTGAATGGAAATATCTCTGAATCAAGTGAAGAGCAAAGTCGAGGCATTGCCCAAATCGGGCAGGCGATGAATCAATTGGATCAAACCACTCAACAAAACGCCGCAGTCTCTGAAGAAGCAGCTGCTTCGGCAGAGGAACTCTCCTCGCAGTCCACCAAGCTGAAATCGTCGGTAGATATCTTAGAAGGCGTGGTTTTCGGGGTAAAATAGAAAAAAAGCCGCTCTTTTGAAGCGGCTTTTTCGTTATTTGGCTTTTACTGGGAACAAGTATGTCGTCGTCATGGCGGCTTTTTCCGAGATCGAGTGGATCTCGTAAATTTCCACCGCAGCACCTGTTTGTTCCAGTTTCTTATCTAAAAGATAAGCTTCAACACGCGGATATACTTTCAAAGGTCCGATGCCTGGTGAGCCGGTAAAGACCGCTTGTACATAGGCATGAGCCGGGATTTCACCCTCTTTCATTTCTTCTGGCGCTCCTGCTGGCATCGCTTCGATAATGCACCCAACTTTAGAGCGCAGACGGGCTTCTTCAACTTGGCGAGGATCATCAAGGTATTCACCAAAAGTACGTTGGCAAGTAACGCCCTTTTCCTTCATGAATTTTTCAACGCGTTCGATTACCTTATTCACTTTGTGGTAGGGGCCTACGTGTTCAATGTAAATCGTTTTGAACGGGCCTTGTTGAACTTCAGAAATTTGCACGCCTTTGAATGCGCCCAAATAAGTCGCTAGATAAACACCGAAAGAAATAACCGTCACCACGACGAAAACTAAAATATATCTCATTGTACTACTTCCATTTAATTGAACAGCCCATAGAGGCTGTTTGTTCTTCAGTAACTTTTTGATTTTTTAAAAGTGATTGAACCGCATCATACAACTCGCGCTGAGTGACTTTGTTGGCATCTTTCCACGAATTATCCAGGCGACCACGGTACGTAAGCTTTAAAGCACCGTCATAGACAAAGAAATCAGGCGTACAAACGGCGCCGAAAGCCTTCGCCACTTCCTGTGATTCATCGACCAGATATGTGAAAGAGTAGTTCTTTTCTTTCCAGCGTTTTGCCAAGGCTTCAAAGGAATCTTCAGGATGATCTTTGGGATCATTCGAGCAAATTCCCACGACATTGACACCGTCTTTTTTAAGATCAGTTCCCAGAGCGATCAAGCGTTCCTCAACAGCTTGAACATACGGGCAGTGAGCACAAATAAACATCACTACCAGTGGTTTTCCATTGGAAAAATCTTTTAATGAGTAAGTTTTGCCATCAACTGCCGGAAGTTTAAAGTCCGGAGTGGCATTCCCCAAATCAGGAAACGGAGTAAACGTAGTAGCCATATCTAATCAACCTCCATTTTCGATTTTCGAGTCTCTAAAGATCAGCCCAGCTGATCTTTTTTTTGCCTTGGTAAAGGCTGCCATCCGCTTCCATCGCCGTGTACTTTTCCTTTAGTAATGGATGTAGGTTCAAAGCGGTTAGCAAAGACAACTGCTCCGTCGGGCTTAAAGGTTGGTCACAGTGTGAAGCCGCATCTGTTAATTCAAACATCAAGCGATCCAAGAACGCTGTGTAGTCTTCACCTAATAAAGGCGCGCCTTCGGGCAAAGATTCCAAAATGCTTGTCGAAGTTTCCACAGACTTAGGAGATGACGTGATATTGACACCCAAACCGATGATGAAGCGAACTTCATCCGCTTGTGCGACATTTTCTAAAAGAATACCCGCCACTTTTTTGTCACCGATGTAAATGTCATTCGGTGCTTTCAAGTTCCATTTCAAAAACGGCCAAGTTGCCGAGCAGGCCCGATACACAGCCAAACCCACCAGGCATGAAGCTGTCGGTTGCGGCATCATCGGCAAAAGGTAAGACCAAGAACTTAATAGGGAAGAGCCCGGCTCAGAATCAGTCCACATGTTTTTACCACGACCGCGCCCCGCTGTCTGGTGATCTGTCACGAACAGACAAAGCTGTTGTTCCAACAAGTCTTCTTCGAATGCCAATTCTTTGGCAGTCAGGTTCGTGCTTTCTTGCTGATGTTTGTATTCCACATGCAGGTGATTGTTACGAGCCCACTTGGCGGTCACATCTCCGATGCGAATTTCACTCATGGGATTTTCGTTGGTCATTATTCCTCCCAGGCAAAGATCAATGAAACGTCAGCAACCGGAGCTGAATGAGTCAACGCGCCGACAGAGATAAAGCTTACGCCAAGTTCTGCCACGGAGCGAACGCGCGCCAAATTCATGTTGCCGCTGGCCTCTGTGTGAACGCCTTCTGGAACCAATGCCAAAGCTTGCTTTAGCATGTCGTTATCCATGTTATCCAAAAGAAGGTGCTTTACGTTCAAGCCAACAGCTTCTTTCACTTCTGCCAACGTGCGAGTTTCCACTTCCATCGGAAGATTGCTGTGCTCGCGCGTGCGGTTCACGGCAGCCGTGATTCCACCCATGACAGAGATGTGGTTGTCTTTGATAAGAATCGCGGTGCTTAAGTTCATGCGGTGATTGACGCCACCACCATGAAGCACGGCTTTTTTCTCAAGCTCGCGGTAACCAGGAGTGGTTTTGCGAGTATCCAGGATTTTAGTTTTTGTATGCTGAACTTGTTTTACAAAGCGGCGAGTGACCGTCGCGATCCCTGACAAGTGACCTAAGAAATTCAAAGCCACGCGTTCGGCTTTCAAGATTTGTACGAGGTCGCCTTCGATCGTGCAGATGATTTGGCCATTCAGGACTTCATCGCCCTCTTCGAAATGCCATTTCACGCGGCAGTTAGGTTCAAGGGTTTGCATCGTTTGCTCAAATGGAGCTGCACCAGAAAGAACCAGGTCTTCTTTGGCTTTTAAACGAGCTCTGCCGATTTTTGGAGTGAGTGCGAGTGATTCTGTTGTGACATCGCCATTAGGCATGTCTTCTTTGATAGCGGCGCGGATTAATTCAACCAATGTCATAGAACCTCACATGTAGGCGTACCTTGATGTGAGGGTGAACGGAAAAGAAGGTACTAGATAGATTTCTCGGTTTCGCGCATAAGTTTATTCAACTCTTCGCGAACGATACGTTCTGCGATCTCGGGAAGGAGTTTCCAGCAAACGGATTCAATCACTTCGCGAGCTTCCTCACGAACAATCTTTTCCATCATTTCGTTGGACAAGTCCACCTTGGATTGGGTTTTACCCTGAGCATTAGCCGGTGAGGGTTTTGCCCCTGCAGCACTCGGTTGCGCTTTATTTGCAGAAGGACCTTTGTTTAAGGTCTCCATCATTTGATCTTTTACAGATTTTTCGACTTTTCCTAAGAAAGAATCCTCAGGTAAAGCTTGTGGGGGAGCCTTCGCTGCCACAGTTGTCGGTCTGTCAGTCAGATCGGGACCGTTTTCTTCAAAACTGATCTCTTCAAAATTTCCAGAAACTTCGATGTGCGCGTTTGAAAGATCCTCGTCTTGAGGAATTACAAACTTAGACGCAAAATCGTCTGTTTCGGCCTGAGGGATGTTCAATTTAAATTTTGTTAAATCCTGATGAGCCCAGCCATTTTCGTCCATTTCCTCTTCGCTTTTAGGCGTCGTCAAAGGAACAGAAGCGAATTCCTCATCAGGTATATCCAAGCTTAAAGCTTCGTCTTCGCTGATCTCTGGAATCGCATCTAAACTTAACTCAGAGTTTTCGGCAGGCATCTGCACTCCGCTCTCTGCCGGCATTTCTTCAAATTCAGGCATTTCGGGGAATGTCAGGTATGGGCTAACGGGATTTTCAGATGTTTTTTTAACGAGTTTGTTCACCAAACCACGCAGGTGCTCTGCATCGAAGGGCTTTTCCAAGCGGTCGTCGGCTTTGGATTCAGAGACTTTACCTTCATCGATTTCCATGAAGCCACTCCACATCAAAACGACGGGAATATTTGCAGTTTCGGGATCGTTTTTAAGTTCCTGGCTGACTTCGTAGCCGTTTCTTTTTGTCAAAAGTACGTCTGCAAAAATAATATCTGGTTTGAAGCTTTTCGTGACAGGTAAAACGTCAAGACCCACAGGGACTGCTTTTACTTCGACCGCGAAGTCGGACAATGCCAGTTGCATTACCTTTTTGATTGTGGAACTCTCATCTGCAAGTAAGACGCGTAAAGCCATAAGCAAAGTTAAATAGGATTTTGGACCTGAGTCAAGGAAACTCTAAGAATGAACAGAATTGATCGATACACATCTTGGCTTTTCTTCGGTTACTTCCTGGGTGGCCTTTTGATTTTCCTGACGTTGTTCACGGCTGTCGATGCGATGTCGACGATTTCTGAATACAAAGGTGTCAGCACAACCACGATTTTCACTTACTACCTTTACTCGTTTCCTGACATTATTTCGAAACTTCTTCCGGTCGCTTGTTTATTGGGCACAATCCTGACTCTGACGAACTTAAACAAGAATAATGAACTCGTCGCGTTATTTTCGGCAGGGATGAGTCTTCTACGTATCGCGACTCCGGTTTTGTTCTGGGTGACGCTGATTTCTTTGGGTGGTTATTTTATGACCGATCGCCTGGTTCCTCGCGCGAACACTCAAAAGAACTACATCTTGTACTATGAGCTTAAAAAAGAGCCGCATCGCTTTTCGACGGTGAAAACCAATAAGATTTGGTACCGCACGAAAGATGCGATTTTCAATATCAAAACCTTGAGTGCCAAGGGTGATCGCGCTCAAGGTTTGACGATGTACTTCTTTAGCGACGAGTGGGATTTGATTCAGATGATCACCGCTCACGACGTTGAAATTAAAGGCAGTCAGTGGCTCTTAAATACGGGGACGGTGACCTTGTTTACTAAGGATTCCAGCTTCCCTTTGACCACAGATTTTAAAACCAAAAGCATCGTGATGGCCGAAGATTCCAAGGATCTGCAAAGTGCGGGTCAGACAGCTGAAATGATGTCCCAGGGCGAACTAAAGCATTTCATCATGAAGAATAAAGATGCGGGTTTGGATACTATTGCCTATGAGGTGGGCTATCAGTCGAAATATAGCTTTGCCTTTGCGGGGCTTGTCATGAGTCTTTTAGGACTCCCTTTTAGTGTGGGGAGAGGCCGTTCAGGCGGGACTATGATCAATCTGGGTATCTGTCTGGGCCTGGTTTTCGCCTATTACGTGATGTATTCCTCTGGAATTACTCTGGGGCAGCATGGGTCAATACCTCCGGTGGCAGCCGCTTGGGCCCCGAATATCTTAATGACCGGATTGGCCTTGGTCCTTCTCAAAAGGCTGAAACGCTGATATAATGGGGGCCTCGTTGGAGGCCCTATGATCATGAAAATCCTCACTTTCCCTGACCCAAGATTGCGCGAGGTCGCAGACCCTGTATCGCTATCTGAGTTCGGCACACCTGAGCTTAAAAAGCTTCAAGAGGACATGATTGAAACTATGTACGATGCTCACGGTATCGGTTTAGCAGCTCCCCAAGTGGGCGAGCTTCGCCGTATGATCGTCATCGACACTCGCCCCAAAGACGAAAAGGGCCGTCGTTATAAAGATCAAGAAATGACTGATTTGGAAAAACAAGTTGAGCAACCTTTGGTGTTGATCAACCCAACGATCGTTAAAGGTGAAGGTAAAACGACTTTTGACGAAGGTTGCCTGTCGGTTCCAGGTTATTACGAAACCGTTGAGCGTTACGATTACATCGAAATGAAAGCCTATGATGTGAATGGCAAAGAGTTCATCGTGAAAACGGATGGTTTGCTTGCGATCTGCATGCAACACGAATTGGATCACCTTGAAGGCACATTGTTCATCGATCACTTGAGCTTCGTAAAATCCAACAAGATCAAAAAACAAATTCAAAAGCACGGCTATCCAACGAAAGAAGAATTGGAAAAAGCTCGTTCAAAACAAGTTGAAGGCGAAGAGCGTGAGTAAGGTCCGCGTCTGCTTCCTGGGGACAC contains these protein-coding regions:
- the def gene encoding peptide deformylase, whose amino-acid sequence is MIMKILTFPDPRLREVADPVSLSEFGTPELKKLQEDMIETMYDAHGIGLAAPQVGELRRMIVIDTRPKDEKGRRYKDQEMTDLEKQVEQPLVLINPTIVKGEGKTTFDEGCLSVPGYYETVERYDYIEMKAYDVNGKEFIVKTDGLLAICMQHELDHLEGTLFIDHLSFVKSNKIKKQIQKHGYPTKEELEKARSKQVEGEERE
- the lptG gene encoding LPS export ABC transporter permease LptG encodes the protein MNRIDRYTSWLFFGYFLGGLLIFLTLFTAVDAMSTISEYKGVSTTTIFTYYLYSFPDIISKLLPVACLLGTILTLTNLNKNNELVALFSAGMSLLRIATPVLFWVTLISLGGYFMTDRLVPRANTQKNYILYYELKKEPHRFSTVKTNKIWYRTKDAIFNIKTLSAKGDRAQGLTMYFFSDEWDLIQMITAHDVEIKGSQWLLNTGTVTLFTKDSSFPLTTDFKTKSIVMAEDSKDLQSAGQTAEMMSQGELKHFIMKNKDAGLDTIAYEVGYQSKYSFAFAGLVMSLLGLPFSVGRGRSGGTMINLGICLGLVFAYYVMYSSGITLGQHGSIPPVAAAWAPNILMTGLALVLLKRLKR
- a CDS encoding PleD family two-component system response regulator, with amino-acid sequence MALRVLLADESSTIKKVMQLALSDFAVEVKAVPVGLDVLPVTKSFKPDIIFADVLLTKRNGYEVSQELKNDPETANIPVVLMWSGFMEIDEGKVSESKADDRLEKPFDAEHLRGLVNKLVKKTSENPVSPYLTFPEMPEFEEMPAESGVQMPAENSELSLDAIPEISEDEALSLDIPDEEFASVPLTTPKSEEEMDENGWAHQDLTKFKLNIPQAETDDFASKFVIPQDEDLSNAHIEVSGNFEEISFEENGPDLTDRPTTVAAKAPPQALPEDSFLGKVEKSVKDQMMETLNKGPSANKAQPSAAGAKPSPANAQGKTQSKVDLSNEMMEKIVREEAREVIESVCWKLLPEIAERIVREELNKLMRETEKSI